One window of Rasiella rasia genomic DNA carries:
- the dusB gene encoding tRNA dihydrouridine synthase DusB, giving the protein MAKIGDIDVGEFPLLLAPMEDVSDPPFRALCKEQGADVVYTEFISSEGLIRDAAKSVMKLDIYEKERPVGIQIFGAVLESMLKSVEIVEASGPDIIDINFGCPVKKVVSKGAGAGILKDIDLMVSLTEAMVKHTKLPVTVKTRLGWDHDSIKIVEVAERLQDVGCKAISIHGRTRAQMYKGDADWAPISEVKNNQRMHIPVFGNGDVNTPERAIEMRDKYGLDGAMIGRASIGYPWFFKEVKHFMETGTHCAPPNMAERVEAARRHLQMAIDWKGERLGVFETRRHYTNYFRGIPHFKEYRMKMVTSDDSADVFAAFEEVLEKFGDFEFSI; this is encoded by the coding sequence ATGGCAAAAATAGGAGACATAGATGTGGGTGAATTCCCGTTGTTGTTAGCACCCATGGAAGACGTGAGTGACCCACCCTTTCGGGCACTTTGTAAAGAACAGGGAGCCGATGTAGTGTACACCGAATTTATTTCTTCGGAAGGACTTATTCGTGATGCAGCCAAAAGTGTGATGAAGCTTGATATTTACGAGAAAGAACGTCCTGTAGGTATTCAGATTTTTGGAGCGGTACTTGAATCTATGCTGAAAAGCGTCGAAATTGTAGAGGCCAGCGGCCCCGATATAATTGATATAAATTTTGGTTGCCCCGTAAAAAAAGTGGTTAGCAAAGGCGCTGGAGCCGGTATTCTAAAAGATATAGATCTCATGGTTTCGTTAACCGAAGCTATGGTAAAACATACTAAACTACCCGTTACTGTAAAAACAAGATTGGGCTGGGATCACGATTCTATAAAAATCGTGGAAGTGGCAGAACGATTGCAAGATGTGGGTTGCAAAGCAATTTCTATTCATGGGCGTACGCGAGCTCAAATGTATAAGGGCGATGCAGATTGGGCGCCAATTTCCGAAGTAAAAAACAACCAACGTATGCATATTCCGGTGTTTGGGAATGGCGATGTAAATACACCCGAACGTGCGATAGAAATGCGAGATAAATACGGGCTAGATGGTGCAATGATTGGTAGAGCCAGTATTGGCTACCCGTGGTTTTTTAAAGAAGTAAAGCACTTTATGGAAACCGGAACCCATTGCGCGCCACCCAATATGGCAGAGCGTGTTGAGGCGGCTAGACGCCACCTACAAATGGCGATAGACTGGAAGGGTGAACGCCTGGGGGTTTTTGAAACTAGAAGACACTATACCAACTATTTTCGAGGCATCCCGCATTTTAAGGAATACCGTATGAAAATGGTAACAAGTGACGATAGTGCCGATGTTTTTGCAGCTTTTGAAGAGGTCTTAGAAAAGTTTGGAGATTTTGAGTTTTCTATTTAG
- the lepA gene encoding translation elongation factor 4 produces MKNIRNFCIIAHIDHGKSTLADRLLSATGAVTAREEQAQLLDSMDLERERGITIKSHAIQMEYTYKGENYVLNLIDTPGHVDFSYEVSRSIAACEGALLIVDAAQSIQAQTISNLYLALDNDLEIIPVLNKIDLPSANPEEVTDDIVDLLGCDPEEVIPASAKTGIGIDEILAAIIERVPAPVGNPDESLQALIFDSVYNPFRGVETYFRVLNGEIKKGQHIKFMATGKDYFADEVGTLKLKQLPKQVIKTGDVGYLITGIKEAVEVKVGDTITDAKSPTTNMIEGFEDVKPMVFAGIYPVDTEDYEELRASMEKLQLNDASLVFVPESSAALGFGFRCGFLGMLHLEIIQERLEREFDMTVITTVPNVSYHAYTNKEPDTIVLVNNPSDLPDPSRLNRMEEPYIKATIITKSDFVGSVMSLCIEKRGQITNQTYLTTERVELSFDMPLAEIVFDFYDRLKTVSKGYASFDYSPIGMRESKLVKVDVLLNGNVVDALSALLHQDNAYDIGKKMCEKLRQLIPRQQFDIPIQAAIGAKIISRETVKALRKDVTAKCYGGDISRKRKLLEKQKKGKKRMRQVGNVEIPQEAFMAVLKLND; encoded by the coding sequence ATGAAGAACATCCGAAATTTTTGCATCATCGCCCATATTGACCATGGTAAAAGCACCTTGGCAGACCGACTGTTAAGCGCTACTGGCGCCGTGACTGCACGTGAAGAACAGGCGCAGTTATTAGACAGCATGGATCTAGAGCGTGAGCGCGGTATTACTATTAAAAGCCACGCTATACAGATGGAATATACCTACAAGGGCGAAAATTATGTTTTAAACCTAATTGACACCCCAGGACACGTAGATTTCTCTTACGAAGTTTCTAGAAGTATCGCAGCCTGTGAAGGTGCGTTGCTTATTGTAGATGCCGCCCAGAGCATACAGGCGCAGACTATTTCTAATTTGTATTTGGCGCTAGATAACGATTTAGAAATTATTCCTGTACTCAATAAAATAGATTTACCCTCTGCCAACCCTGAAGAGGTAACAGACGATATTGTAGATTTATTAGGCTGTGACCCTGAAGAGGTTATCCCAGCAAGTGCTAAAACAGGTATTGGTATCGATGAAATTCTTGCTGCCATTATAGAGCGTGTACCTGCACCCGTTGGTAATCCAGACGAAAGTTTGCAAGCCTTAATATTCGATTCTGTGTACAACCCATTTCGTGGTGTTGAAACATACTTTAGAGTGCTGAACGGAGAAATTAAAAAAGGGCAGCACATTAAATTTATGGCAACGGGCAAAGACTATTTTGCCGATGAAGTTGGAACACTTAAATTGAAACAACTGCCTAAACAAGTCATTAAAACAGGAGATGTGGGATACCTCATCACCGGAATTAAAGAAGCAGTAGAAGTAAAAGTAGGAGATACCATCACCGATGCAAAATCGCCTACTACCAATATGATTGAAGGTTTTGAAGATGTAAAACCTATGGTTTTTGCGGGTATTTATCCCGTAGATACTGAAGACTATGAAGAGCTTCGTGCGTCTATGGAAAAGCTTCAACTTAACGATGCTTCCTTGGTATTTGTGCCCGAGAGTTCTGCAGCGTTAGGATTCGGATTTCGATGTGGGTTCTTAGGAATGCTTCACTTAGAGATTATTCAAGAACGCCTAGAACGTGAGTTTGATATGACGGTTATTACTACCGTACCTAACGTATCGTATCACGCCTATACCAACAAAGAACCAGACACCATAGTATTGGTTAATAATCCAAGCGATTTGCCCGACCCTTCTCGATTAAACAGAATGGAGGAGCCGTATATTAAAGCAACTATTATTACCAAATCAGATTTTGTTGGGTCTGTAATGTCACTTTGTATTGAAAAGCGAGGACAAATTACCAATCAGACCTATTTAACGACAGAGCGTGTGGAGTTGAGTTTTGATATGCCACTAGCCGAAATTGTATTCGATTTTTACGATCGGTTAAAAACCGTTTCTAAGGGATATGCCTCTTTCGACTACTCTCCTATTGGAATGCGCGAGTCTAAATTGGTAAAAGTAGATGTACTCTTAAACGGAAACGTGGTAGATGCACTTTCTGCATTATTACACCAAGACAACGCTTACGATATTGGGAAGAAAATGTGCGAAAAACTGCGACAGTTAATCCCGAGACAGCAATTCGATATTCCTATACAAGCGGCTATTGGAGCTAAGATTATCTCACGTGAAACGGTAAAAGCACTGCGAAAAGATGTAACTGCAAAGTGCTACGGAGGTGATATCTCGCGTAAACGTAAGCTGTTAGAAAAGCAGAAAAAAGGAAAGAAACGTATGCGTCAAGTAGGTAATGTAGAAATCCCACAAGAAGCATTTATGGCTGTGTTAAAATTGAATGACTAG
- a CDS encoding RDD family protein, translated as MTSISPVYANLPQRIKAACIDAVVLIALMYAASEILSLFENVSNWIRIVIALFLFVLYEPLLVSIYGETIGHFYSKISVEKDGQSGKKISFTRALARFICKFLLGWISLLTVTGSDKKQAIHDHVANSVVVERKV; from the coding sequence ATGACTAGCATTTCTCCAGTATATGCAAATCTGCCACAACGTATAAAAGCAGCGTGTATAGATGCTGTAGTACTCATTGCTTTGATGTATGCCGCTTCGGAAATATTAAGCCTTTTCGAAAACGTTTCTAATTGGATTAGAATCGTAATAGCACTTTTTCTTTTTGTACTGTACGAACCCCTACTCGTTAGTATTTATGGCGAAACCATCGGACATTTTTACAGTAAAATTTCCGTAGAAAAAGATGGACAATCTGGTAAGAAAATTTCGTTTACTCGCGCCTTAGCCCGCTTTATTTGTAAATTTCTACTGGGCTGGATTTCGCTGCTAACCGTTACAGGAAGTGATAAAAAGCAGGCTATCCATGACCATGTAGCCAACTCTGTGGTGGTTGAAAGAAAAGTGTAA
- a CDS encoding histidine kinase, which produces MKNSLPLFFFFVAAALAIGQTDHNTIDPYLEKAKAHSTKRLDSAIFYTKKAYEHALDLKDTLLIGQVGYYHSFYLIRNGNYAEAEAILNFNLAHKDALSAHVLGGIYYNYGNRYYLEEVYDKALENYLQSLHFYTEAKNRQGLMTTNLQLGVVYSKLDKKELAGYFYNQSLLFSDKAEKKHTRKITYGKDSIPENISVSKAMLAELALEPDNAIKANVLYNLGRGYFENKQWQPAIASFKQSLELKKQLGIADQIDKNLFFIGQSYLEAGMLAPATNYLLQAIKVSEKRGQKATTIASLQRAYEEGGDYKTALLYAKRYDQMKDSLNALQENERIAEITSQFETEKQAAEIVLLETSNNLQASKLANQRNIIWASVVGVALLLIALFFGYKRYQTKQKLQFSELTRKLLQMQLNPHFLFNALNGIQYFIKQNDTQKSTKYISNFSGLMRNILENSVEKFITVEEDAETIIDFLALQQLVHNNSFLYTVHIEETLDAENLCIPPMFTQPFVENAIIHGVQGMQNGEISVRYKLEGETITVTIKDNGKGIAETLHNANSLHKSMGTSITKQRMENLLKTENYPVTLEVVSRNEADAPQGTTVMLTFLKKYL; this is translated from the coding sequence ATGAAAAATAGCCTTCCCTTATTTTTCTTCTTCGTTGCGGCGGCCTTAGCGATAGGACAGACCGACCATAATACTATAGACCCTTATTTAGAGAAAGCCAAAGCACACAGCACCAAACGGCTAGATAGTGCCATTTTCTACACTAAAAAGGCCTATGAACATGCCCTAGACCTTAAAGACACCTTGCTTATTGGGCAGGTGGGCTATTATCATTCTTTTTACTTAATTAGAAACGGAAACTATGCCGAGGCAGAAGCTATTTTAAATTTTAACCTCGCGCATAAAGATGCATTAAGTGCTCATGTTTTGGGTGGTATCTACTATAATTATGGCAACCGTTATTATCTAGAGGAAGTGTATGACAAGGCGCTAGAAAATTACCTGCAAAGCTTACACTTCTATACCGAGGCCAAAAACAGACAGGGGCTTATGACAACCAATCTGCAGTTAGGTGTAGTCTATAGCAAACTCGATAAAAAAGAATTGGCGGGTTATTTTTACAACCAATCGTTGTTGTTTAGTGATAAGGCAGAAAAGAAGCATACGCGTAAAATAACGTACGGTAAAGACAGTATACCAGAGAACATATCAGTTTCTAAAGCAATGCTGGCAGAGTTAGCACTTGAACCCGACAACGCTATAAAAGCTAATGTCTTGTACAATTTAGGGCGCGGCTATTTTGAAAATAAACAATGGCAACCTGCAATTGCTTCGTTTAAACAATCGCTTGAGCTTAAAAAGCAACTGGGCATCGCAGACCAAATAGATAAAAATTTGTTCTTTATTGGGCAATCGTATCTAGAGGCAGGAATGCTAGCGCCCGCAACAAACTATTTGCTTCAGGCCATTAAAGTTTCAGAAAAAAGAGGGCAAAAAGCCACTACAATAGCTTCGCTACAAAGAGCGTATGAAGAAGGTGGTGATTATAAAACAGCACTACTTTACGCAAAGCGTTATGACCAAATGAAGGATTCTCTTAATGCACTACAGGAAAATGAACGTATTGCTGAAATTACCTCACAATTTGAAACCGAAAAGCAGGCAGCAGAAATTGTATTGTTAGAGACTAGCAATAACTTACAAGCGTCTAAGCTTGCTAACCAACGCAACATTATTTGGGCGAGTGTTGTGGGTGTGGCACTGCTATTAATTGCTCTTTTCTTTGGATATAAGCGTTACCAGACCAAACAAAAATTACAGTTTTCTGAACTCACTAGAAAGCTTTTGCAGATGCAATTGAATCCGCATTTTCTCTTTAATGCTCTTAACGGAATTCAATATTTTATAAAACAAAACGACACCCAAAAATCTACTAAATACATTAGTAATTTTAGCGGGCTAATGCGCAATATTCTCGAAAACTCTGTCGAAAAATTTATCACAGTAGAAGAAGACGCAGAAACCATTATAGACTTCTTAGCCTTGCAGCAACTGGTGCATAACAATTCATTTTTGTATACTGTGCATATAGAAGAGACATTAGACGCAGAGAACCTATGTATTCCGCCTATGTTTACTCAGCCTTTCGTAGAAAATGCGATTATTCATGGTGTTCAGGGTATGCAAAACGGTGAAATATCTGTGCGTTACAAGTTAGAAGGCGAAACGATTACGGTAACAATAAAAGATAATGGCAAAGGTATTGCGGAAACGTTACACAATGCAAACTCGCTGCATAAATCTATGGGCACGTCTATTACCAAACAACGTATGGAAAACCTCTTAAAAACTGAAAATTACCCCGTAACTCTAGAGGTGGTTTCGCGAAATGAAGCAGATGCACCACAAGGAACCACAGTAATGCTTACCTTTCTGAAGAAATATTTATAG
- a CDS encoding LytR/AlgR family response regulator transcription factor — MSLTCLVIEDDQRVQAHVVTVLGSNFDEITTIVTASTLTEAKEQIERSAPDLVISDINLHNDEVFTLFKTFDTIPFKIIFITSYSKYAVEAFKFSALDFLEKPFEDEALIASVTNAISSINLEQYNQQLAAFFYNFNTLQKNKKLVLKNLEAVHIVAINDILYLKSDNNYTEVHTKDQRTIVVSKPLKQYDDQLKGYSFFRSHQSYLVNLNYAKTFHKIDSVLELSSGQQIAVAGSKTQALLHKLGEIG; from the coding sequence ATGAGTTTAACTTGCTTAGTTATTGAAGACGATCAGCGTGTACAGGCACATGTGGTTACGGTGCTAGGTTCTAATTTTGACGAAATTACAACCATTGTTACGGCAAGCACATTAACGGAAGCTAAGGAACAGATTGAACGCAGTGCTCCCGACCTGGTAATTTCTGACATAAACCTTCATAACGATGAGGTCTTCACCTTGTTTAAGACGTTTGACACGATTCCTTTCAAAATTATTTTTATCACCTCGTATAGTAAATATGCTGTAGAGGCCTTTAAGTTTAGTGCGTTAGATTTTCTAGAAAAACCGTTTGAAGATGAAGCGCTAATCGCTTCGGTTACAAACGCTATTAGTAGCATAAATTTAGAGCAATATAACCAGCAGCTGGCTGCGTTTTTCTATAATTTTAATACCCTTCAGAAAAACAAAAAATTAGTATTAAAAAATCTTGAAGCCGTTCATATTGTAGCTATTAATGATATTTTATATCTGAAATCTGACAACAATTACACCGAGGTGCATACCAAAGACCAACGAACCATTGTGGTGTCTAAGCCCCTAAAGCAATACGACGACCAGCTTAAAGGGTACTCCTTTTTCCGAAGTCATCAAAGTTACTTGGTCAACCTCAACTATGCGAAGACCTTTCATAAAATAGACAGCGTTTTAGAGCTTTCTTCTGGACAACAAATTGCTGTTGCAGGTTCTAAAACCCAGGCACTTCTGCACAAACTTGGTGAGATAGGGTGA
- a CDS encoding cation:proton antiporter — protein MLELAGVIILGILAQWVAWKFKIPAILPLILIGLFVGPISTFISEDGTQWIQPIWNTEKGFFPGESLFYFVSLAIGIILFEGGLTLKIGEVKKVGGVIGKLISLGSIITFFGAGVAAHYVFGLDWQISFLFAGLIIVTGPTVITPILRNIPLRKDISAVLKWEGILIDPIGALVAVLVFGFITVNVPPEGLVEEVGAAADGHSTGGAYTKHALVEFGKIIVIGFAFGLAGGFAMFHAVKRKVIPHYLLNVASLSMVLLIFVLSDLFAHESGLLAVVVMGMYLGNTDLPNLKELLYFKESLSVLLISILFILLAANISIDDLLLIYNWKTAILFAAVIFIVRPLGVFLSTWGSNLKVNEKLFISWVGPRGIVAAGIASLFGTKLVELGVPGAEYITPLVFGLVLVTVLLNATTARLVASLLGVFLKKSEGIMIIGGSRVSRLIASYLAKNDRHVVLVDSNRANIIKAKELGIDAINANIYSDDLADNIELSDVGYLLAMTGNDEINRQAMTRFGKQFGENGTFRLMTSGELLNKNGFDKDDVFSNTHDYLRFTEVARDYPSIQEIDVDNNGKFVKVLETIRDNKDAIPLFIKDSQGHIELIDTLTNYDIEKGSAIAYLGKPIDFEDVVVATQDAETTD, from the coding sequence ATGTTAGAGCTGGCGGGAGTTATCATTTTAGGAATATTGGCACAATGGGTAGCCTGGAAATTTAAAATTCCTGCTATTTTACCTCTTATCTTAATAGGACTCTTTGTTGGGCCTATTTCAACGTTTATTTCTGAAGATGGCACCCAATGGATTCAACCCATCTGGAATACAGAAAAAGGATTTTTTCCCGGGGAAAGCCTCTTTTACTTTGTCTCTTTAGCAATTGGTATTATTCTTTTTGAAGGAGGCCTCACCTTAAAAATTGGGGAAGTAAAAAAAGTTGGAGGTGTAATCGGAAAACTTATCAGCCTTGGTTCTATCATTACATTTTTTGGTGCTGGAGTGGCCGCACACTACGTTTTCGGATTAGACTGGCAAATTTCATTTCTATTTGCAGGACTCATTATTGTCACGGGGCCAACGGTAATTACACCCATTCTTAGAAACATTCCTCTTAGAAAGGATATTTCCGCAGTACTAAAATGGGAAGGTATTTTAATAGACCCAATTGGCGCTTTGGTTGCCGTGTTGGTTTTCGGTTTTATTACGGTAAATGTTCCACCAGAAGGCCTCGTAGAAGAAGTAGGAGCCGCTGCAGACGGGCATAGCACAGGTGGAGCCTATACTAAGCACGCGCTTGTAGAATTCGGTAAAATCATTGTAATTGGCTTTGCGTTCGGACTTGCAGGTGGATTTGCCATGTTTCATGCAGTGAAGCGAAAAGTGATTCCGCATTACCTTTTAAACGTAGCATCACTCTCTATGGTGCTACTCATTTTTGTTTTAAGCGACTTGTTTGCTCATGAATCTGGATTATTAGCCGTAGTAGTAATGGGTATGTATCTAGGAAATACAGATTTACCCAACCTTAAAGAACTGCTTTACTTTAAAGAATCGCTTAGCGTATTGCTCATTTCCATCTTATTTATATTACTAGCAGCAAACATTAGTATAGACGACTTATTACTAATTTACAACTGGAAAACAGCTATTCTTTTTGCAGCCGTTATTTTTATTGTTCGACCTTTGGGAGTCTTTCTTAGTACTTGGGGATCTAATTTAAAAGTGAATGAAAAACTATTTATAAGCTGGGTAGGGCCACGGGGTATTGTTGCAGCAGGTATTGCATCGCTTTTTGGAACTAAATTGGTAGAGCTAGGTGTACCAGGAGCCGAATACATTACACCCCTTGTTTTTGGATTAGTATTGGTAACCGTTTTATTAAATGCAACAACAGCTCGTTTAGTAGCTTCTTTACTAGGTGTTTTCTTGAAGAAGTCTGAAGGAATTATGATTATTGGTGGTTCTCGTGTCTCTAGACTTATTGCTTCCTATTTAGCAAAAAACGACAGACATGTTGTATTGGTAGATAGTAACCGCGCGAATATCATAAAGGCTAAAGAATTAGGAATAGACGCTATTAATGCCAACATCTATAGCGACGACCTAGCCGATAATATTGAATTGAGCGATGTAGGATATCTACTTGCTATGACGGGTAATGACGAAATTAATAGACAAGCTATGACCCGCTTCGGAAAGCAATTTGGGGAAAATGGAACGTTTAGATTGATGACTTCTGGAGAGTTATTAAACAAGAATGGATTTGATAAAGATGATGTTTTTAGCAATACCCATGACTATCTCCGCTTTACCGAAGTTGCACGCGACTACCCTTCTATTCAAGAGATAGATGTAGACAATAACGGTAAGTTTGTAAAGGTGCTTGAAACTATTAGAGACAATAAAGACGCGATACCGTTATTTATAAAAGACTCTCAAGGGCATATAGAACTAATAGACACCCTAACCAATTACGATATTGAGAAGGGAAGTGCTATTGCCTACCTCGGTAAGCCTATAGATTTTGAAGACGTCGTGGTGGCGACACAAGATGCGGAGACTACCGATTAA
- a CDS encoding MBL fold metallo-hydrolase: protein MQLYPIEAGNFKLDGGAMFGVVPKSLWTRINPADSNNMIDIAARCMLIENGDRLTLVDTGMGNKQSEKFFGYYFRWGDHNLDNSLKKHGFHRDDITDVFMTHLHFDHCGGSVQWNKDRTGYEPAFKNAKFWTNKDHWLWATQPNRREKASFLKENIIPLQESGQLNFVTSPTSDFSEAKELDFGIFFADGHTDKQMIPHVKYKGKTIVFMADLLPTAGHLPLPFVMGYDTRPLLTLPEKEKFLNAAADNNYYLWLEHDAYNPLITVKHTEKGVRLDQTYTLNELLN from the coding sequence ATGCAGCTGTATCCTATAGAAGCCGGAAATTTTAAATTAGATGGCGGTGCCATGTTTGGTGTCGTTCCTAAATCTCTTTGGACACGTATCAATCCGGCAGATAGTAATAATATGATTGACATTGCAGCCCGTTGTATGCTTATTGAAAATGGAGATAGGCTTACGTTGGTAGATACTGGTATGGGAAACAAGCAATCTGAAAAGTTTTTTGGATATTATTTTCGTTGGGGAGACCACAATCTGGATAATTCACTAAAAAAACACGGATTTCATCGAGACGATATTACCGACGTGTTTATGACGCATCTTCATTTTGACCACTGTGGAGGCAGTGTTCAATGGAACAAAGATCGCACGGGCTACGAGCCAGCTTTTAAAAACGCCAAATTTTGGACTAACAAAGACCATTGGCTTTGGGCAACCCAACCCAATAGACGCGAAAAGGCTTCTTTCCTAAAAGAAAACATCATACCCTTACAAGAAAGCGGGCAACTTAACTTTGTAACGTCGCCAACATCAGATTTTTCTGAAGCTAAAGAACTTGACTTTGGTATTTTCTTTGCAGATGGACATACAGATAAGCAAATGATACCCCATGTAAAATACAAAGGAAAGACAATAGTTTTTATGGCAGATTTACTTCCAACAGCAGGGCATTTGCCTTTGCCGTTTGTGATGGGGTACGATACAAGACCTTTGCTTACGCTGCCAGAAAAAGAGAAATTCTTAAATGCGGCAGCAGATAACAACTATTATTTATGGCTCGAGCACGATGCTTATAACCCATTAATTACTGTAAAACATACTGAAAAAGGTGTTCGCCTTGATCAGACCTATACTTTGAACGAACTATTAAATTAA
- a CDS encoding S8 family peptidase has translation MNILKSSFFAIAGATLLASCGGGVAPVVSTPIGNIDTTPLKITPLTDVQTKNWVASDLVMDTIPGMSVDKAYAEIIKKQKGETVIVGVIDSGIDVEHEDLKNVIWTNKGEIPNNGKDDDNNGYVDDVHGWNFLGNIVGENMEYVRIIRALNPKFEGKTDASISTADRAEFEMYKKAKAEFEKEKQQALAQKAQYDQILQSVKPAHAAMTKKFGKEDYTKKDLAGITNPSAEQQQQIGMLTQMLNFGDSVPEVIKELTGGIDYFSGRLDTHFNIDKDFRKEMLGDDPNNPATKYYGNGDVDGPDPKEADAKHGTHVAGIIAAQRNNGIGMNGVAGNVEIMVVRAVPDGDEYDKDIANAIRYAVDNGAKVLNTSFGKYYSTHPEWVIEAIKYAESKDVLIVNAAGNEGLNLDENIVYPNDQTKTGAEYAGNVLTVGALNYKYGSELVANFSNFGKSNVDVFAPGVKIWSTTPLDTYEYLQGTSMASPAVAGVAAVIRSMYPNLSAKQVKQVIMDSGLSTNANVVLGGDASNTDSFNNISKSGKMVNLYNALIMASKM, from the coding sequence ATGAATATTTTAAAATCTTCCTTTTTTGCTATCGCTGGAGCCACATTATTGGCTAGTTGTGGTGGTGGCGTTGCTCCAGTAGTATCAACTCCTATTGGAAATATTGACACAACTCCTTTAAAAATCACCCCATTAACCGACGTCCAGACAAAGAATTGGGTTGCTAGCGACTTGGTAATGGATACAATTCCAGGGATGAGTGTAGATAAGGCTTATGCTGAAATCATTAAGAAACAAAAAGGCGAAACTGTAATTGTTGGAGTTATAGATAGCGGAATAGATGTAGAACACGAAGATTTAAAAAATGTAATCTGGACCAACAAAGGCGAAATACCAAATAACGGAAAAGATGACGACAATAACGGTTATGTAGATGATGTACACGGCTGGAATTTTCTTGGAAACATTGTAGGTGAGAACATGGAATATGTTCGAATTATTAGAGCATTAAATCCGAAATTTGAAGGCAAAACAGATGCCTCTATAAGTACCGCAGATCGTGCTGAATTTGAAATGTACAAAAAAGCAAAGGCTGAATTTGAAAAAGAAAAGCAACAAGCCCTCGCGCAAAAAGCTCAGTACGATCAAATTTTGCAAAGTGTGAAACCAGCGCATGCGGCAATGACCAAAAAATTTGGGAAAGAAGACTACACCAAAAAAGACTTGGCTGGTATTACAAATCCTTCAGCAGAACAACAACAGCAAATTGGTATGTTAACGCAAATGCTGAATTTTGGAGATAGTGTTCCAGAAGTAATTAAAGAGTTAACAGGTGGTATCGACTATTTTAGCGGCCGTCTAGACACACACTTTAATATTGATAAAGACTTCAGAAAAGAAATGCTAGGTGACGACCCAAACAATCCAGCTACCAAGTACTACGGAAATGGAGATGTAGATGGTCCAGACCCAAAAGAGGCAGACGCAAAGCACGGTACTCACGTTGCAGGAATTATAGCTGCACAACGTAATAATGGTATTGGAATGAATGGTGTTGCCGGAAATGTAGAAATTATGGTAGTACGTGCCGTCCCAGATGGAGACGAGTACGATAAAGATATTGCCAACGCTATTCGCTATGCGGTAGACAATGGTGCTAAGGTGTTAAATACAAGTTTTGGAAAATACTATTCTACACATCCAGAGTGGGTTATTGAGGCTATTAAATATGCAGAAAGCAAAGACGTTTTAATTGTAAACGCTGCAGGAAATGAAGGGCTAAACCTTGATGAAAACATTGTTTACCCGAACGACCAGACAAAAACAGGCGCAGAATATGCTGGAAACGTGCTTACCGTTGGTGCTTTAAATTACAAATATGGTAGTGAACTTGTTGCTAATTTTTCTAACTTCGGAAAAAGCAATGTAGACGTATTTGCTCCAGGGGTAAAAATTTGGTCTACCACTCCCCTAGACACTTACGAATACTTACAAGGAACCTCTATGGCGTCTCCTGCTGTTGCTGGTGTTGCCGCTGTTATTCGTTCTATGTATCCTAACCTATCAGCAAAACAGGTAAAGCAAGTAATTATGGATAGCGGACTTTCCACTAATGCAAACGTTGTTTTAGGGGGTGATGCATCTAACACAGATTCATTTAATAATATATCAAAATCTGGAAAAATGGTTAACTTGTATAACGCCTTAATAATGGCGTCAAAAATGTAG